In Thiothrix unzii, the sequence CCCAGCTATCGGATAATGGCTTGCACCTGCAAATCCCCAGTCTCGATAACACCCGCTCTTACCGGCTCAGTGGTAAACAACGCGCCGCGCGTTTGTTCCACAAAACCGACGTAAAAAACACCGAATCGCTGCTGACCGTAGCGCGGATGGCAAGCAACGCCAGCGAAATGCGCCAGCAAGCCATTATGGAAGAGCGGCGGCGCATTATGCACGACCTGCACGACAGCTTGGGTTCAAAACTGCTGACCTTGACCCATCAGCTACCCGACCCCAACCACAAGGAATCTGCTAAACAAGCCCTGATGACCTTGCGCGATACTATCCGTTTATCGCTGAAAACCACGCCGTTACGTTTGGAAGACCACCTAGCCGATTGGCGGGCAGAAATTGCCGAACGCGCCGATGCAGCAGGTGTCACCCTGCATTGGCAGCAAACCGGTGACGCAAGTATTCATGCTTTAACCCCTAAACTGGTGTTGGAAATCACGCAACTGTTACGCGAAACCGTCAGCAATGCCTTGAAGCACGCCGCACCCGCACAACTCAGCCTGCGCTTCCAGATGGATGCCAGCACTTTACAGATTTTGGTGGGCAATGACGGGCGGGTTTCTGATCCTGCAACCTGGAAAGCAGGGACGGGGTTAGGCTCGATTCAAACACGGATTGCGCGGCTGGGCGGTGATGTTAGGTTTGAATTGCGTGATAAGCCCAAATTGCATAATCGGGTGGTGTTACGCATCCCCTTAATCTGAAATAAACCACAGCTAATCAGTAAAAGCTGGCATTCACAGTAAAAATAAAAGATCATAAATTCTTTACTATTCAAATTGATACATTCGTTTAGATAGTTATATTGGCCTTGCTTTCCCGTCACAATAGCTCCATCACCTCAATAATGTATGGAGACTACCAATGCAAACCGCACGCACTTTTTCCCTGCCTTTATTCGCTGCTTTAGGCTTCGCTACCTTAGCCCCTGCTGCCTATGCTTTCCAGCTTTCACCCGTGGTTGCCGCGCTGGAGCCAACCGGTCCGAAAGCCGAACAGGTGTATCTGCTCACCAACAGTTCCCAAAAACCTGCCGCGATCCAGTTTGATGTTACTACTCGCCAACAGCGCAGCGATGGTTCAGAAACTCGCCAAGCTGCGAATAACCATTTCAGCGTGCAACCGTCGCAAGTGGTGATTCCGGCGGGTGGCACGCAAAAAGTCAAAGTGAAATGGCAAGGCGGTAATGTCAGCCGCGAACAAGCCTACCGTTTCATTGCCAAACAAGTGCCGGTCAAACTCGAACAAGGCGGCGACATTAGCATCAATGTGGTAATGACGATGGAAGGTGCGCTTTACGTCAAGCCGGGTACGGGCAACAGCGCACCCGCCGCCAGCAAAGGTGACGATTACACCCCAACCCGCGAAGAAATGGCCGCCACCGAAGCCGCCGCCAACCAAACCAGCACTACCCCTGCGATGTTGCAAGTGCAAGATATACGCAAACAAGGGCAATATCTGGTTATCAGCGTGCATAACCCCGCGCAAGAACACATCATTCTCAATGCCACCCGTTTGCAACTTAAGGCAGGCATCAAAACATTGAACCTGAGCGGGCAGCAACTCGGCAATCTACAAGGGCAAAACCTGTTGGGCGGCGCGACTCGCCACTTCCAAATGCCACTGCCTGCTGGATTTGATGAGCGCGTCCAGTGGCAGGGGCAATTGGCAGCCGGTCGCTAACCGCTGCCGATTAACACCATGAAAGCCCTGAACCCTCATCTTTGGCTTTACCTCTCCCCGTTGCTGCTGGCGACGGGGGCGAGTCATGCCAATATTGCTGCGAATGGCAACAGCGAAGAAGAGTTGGACGCGCTGTTTCGGGAAGCCTTCGGTAAAGAAAACGAGC encodes:
- a CDS encoding fimbria/pilus periplasmic chaperone; translation: MQTARTFSLPLFAALGFATLAPAAYAFQLSPVVAALEPTGPKAEQVYLLTNSSQKPAAIQFDVTTRQQRSDGSETRQAANNHFSVQPSQVVIPAGGTQKVKVKWQGGNVSREQAYRFIAKQVPVKLEQGGDISINVVMTMEGALYVKPGTGNSAPAASKGDDYTPTREEMAATEAAANQTSTTPAMLQVQDIRKQGQYLVISVHNPAQEHIILNATRLQLKAGIKTLNLSGQQLGNLQGQNLLGGATRHFQMPLPAGFDERVQWQGQLAAGR